A portion of the Gossypium arboreum isolate Shixiya-1 chromosome 8, ASM2569848v2, whole genome shotgun sequence genome contains these proteins:
- the LOC108468848 gene encoding putative RING-type E3 ubiquitin transferase C3H69 produces MPKRVLCKFFAHGACLKGEHCEFSHQWKHPPNNICTFYQKGNCFYGSRCRYEHVKASQSDPSASSSSTAPQQSTLSDTMPLTPSKTAFVGSVVPPAASNKVPGSSRACLAPFKQPCDLESGPQDPSDNGESMEPRSTNPVERSICSFAVAGNCPRGEKCPHIHGDLCPTCEKHCLHPFRPEEREEHIKMCKKKKKYLDALKHSQEIECSVCLDRVLSKPTAAERKFGLLSECDHPFCISCIRNWRSSSPSSGMDVNTALRACPICRKLSYFVIPSVIWYWTPEEKQRILDGYKAKLRTINCKHFNFGNGNCPFGNSCFYKHAYRDGQLEEVALRHLRAEDGRTIITKNIRLSNFLSDYVH; encoded by the exons ATGCCTAAGAG AGTTCTTTGCAAGTTCTTTGCTCATGGAGCGTGCCTAAAAGGGGAGCATTGTGAGTTTTCCCATCAATGGAAGCACCCACCTAACAAT ATTTGCACGTTCTACCAGAAAGGAAACTGCTTTTATGGTAGTCGGTGCAGATATGAACATGTTAAGGCTTCTCAATCAGATCCATCTGCTTCGTCTTCATCAACAGCACCTCAACAATCTACATTATCAGATACTATGCCTTTAACTCCTTCAAAAACTGCATTTGTTGGGTCGGTTGTACCTCCAGCTGCTTCTAATAAGGTTCCTGGTTCCAGTAGAGCTTGCCTTGCTCCCTTCAAACAACCATGCGATTTGGAATCTGGGCCTCAAGATCCATCAGACAATGGTGAATCTATGGAGCCTAGGAGCACTAATCCGGTTGAACGTTCTATCTGCTCATTTGCTGTAGCTGGAAATTGTCCCCGTGGAGAAAAATGTCCTCATATTCATGGAGACTTGTGTCCCACCTGTGAGAAACATTGTTTGCATCCTTTTAGACCTGAAGAAAGGGAGGAACATATAAAAATgtgtaagaaaaagaaaaaatacctTGATGCATTGAAGCATAGTCAAGAAATAGAGTGTAGTGTGTGCTTGGATCGTGTTCTCTCGAAGCCCACAGCAGCTGAACGTAAGTTTGGGTTGCTTTCAGAATGTGATCATCCATTTTGCATATCTTGCATTAGAAATTGGCGTAGCAGTTCTCCTTCGTCTGGAATGGATGTCAATACTGCCTTGAGGGCTTGCCCAATCTGCCGCAAGCTATCATACTTTGTCATTCCAAGTGTCATTTGGTATTGGACTCCAGAAGAAAAGCAGCGAATTCTAGATGGCTATAAGGCAAAATTGAG GACAATAAATTGCAAGCACTTCAACTTTGGAAACGGGAACTGTCCTTTTGGTAATAGTTGTTTTTACAAG CATGCATATCGAGATGGTCAATTGGAGGAAGTGGCTTTACGCCATCTTAGAGCTGAAGATGGGCGCACTATAATAACTAAGAATATTAG ATTGTCAAACTTTCTTAGTGACTATGTGCATTAA
- the LOC108467830 gene encoding 26S proteasome non-ATPase regulatory subunit 2 homolog A isoform X1 has translation MRHEIWTSTSSMTSVPKPLKFLHPHYGTLKAFYETMPESDLKESLKYRLLGLEGDIGSWGHEYVSSTLCWCSDLGFVTRRSPMRIYFWNLAGEIAQEYRKRQSEEAAIEDLLELVQ, from the exons ATGAG GCATGAAATCTGGACTTCAACAAGCTCTATGACTTCTGTTCCGAAGCCATTGAAGTTTCTCCATCCTCATTATGGAACCCTAAAAGCTTTTTATGAGACAATGCCAGAATCCGATTTGAAG GAGAGTTTGAAGTACAGATTGTTGGGTTTAGAAGGTGATATTGGTTCGTGGGGTCATGAGTATGTGAG TTCCACTTTGTGTTGGTGCTCCGACTTAGGATTTGTAACCAGAAGATCACCTATGCGAATTTATTTTTG GAACTTGGCTGGAGAAATTGCACAAGAGTATAGGAAGCGACAG AGCGAAGAGGCTGCAATTGAAGATCTACTGGAGCTTGTGCAATAG
- the LOC108467830 gene encoding 26S proteasome non-ATPase regulatory subunit 2 homolog A isoform X2 yields MTSVPKPLKFLHPHYGTLKAFYETMPESDLKESLKYRLLGLEGDIGSWGHEYVSSTLCWCSDLGFVTRRSPMRIYFWNLAGEIAQEYRKRQSEEAAIEDLLELVQ; encoded by the exons ATGACTTCTGTTCCGAAGCCATTGAAGTTTCTCCATCCTCATTATGGAACCCTAAAAGCTTTTTATGAGACAATGCCAGAATCCGATTTGAAG GAGAGTTTGAAGTACAGATTGTTGGGTTTAGAAGGTGATATTGGTTCGTGGGGTCATGAGTATGTGAG TTCCACTTTGTGTTGGTGCTCCGACTTAGGATTTGTAACCAGAAGATCACCTATGCGAATTTATTTTTG GAACTTGGCTGGAGAAATTGCACAAGAGTATAGGAAGCGACAG AGCGAAGAGGCTGCAATTGAAGATCTACTGGAGCTTGTGCAATAG